The genome window TACAGCGCAGCGGTCGCCCCCACGTTTCCCGCACCGACCATGCCGATCTTTACCATTTGTTCCTCCATGTATGAACGATGTATCGAGTTTCCTGAGACTTTAGCGGGCCGGATCCATATCGATCAGCAGCGATGCGTCGATGGGATGGTAATGGTCCGCGGTTTCCATCAGGTCCCGCGCCGTGTTGTGCGGAAAGGAAAACACCTCCACGCGCGGGCCCAGTTCCTTGAGCAGCTGGATCAGCGACACGAAATCCCCGTCGCCGCTGGCCAGGATGACCACGTCGACCTTCTCGGCCATTCTGATCATGTCGATGGCCATCTCCATGTCCCAGTCGCCTTTCGCCGAACCGTCGCTGCGCCTGCGGAGGTCCTTCCGCTTCACCTCGTAG of Gemmatimonadota bacterium contains these proteins:
- a CDS encoding NYN domain-containing protein translates to MQRRIEQFSEESGAESERVALFIDVQNMWYAARQQHGMAARVDFEKLMQAAVSDRRLIRAYAYVIQTPEVDQSGFVTMLEQFSYEVKRKDLRRRSDGSAKGDWDMEMAIDMIRMAEKVDVVILASGDGDFVSLIQLLKELGPRVEVFSFPHNTARDLMETADHYHPIDASLLIDMDPAR